GTATTAGGACTTCTTTCTTTTACTGTATTTATAGTATTTTTAGGTTTATCTTACCTGGCAACATTGTATCATTCAGTTCCTAATTCTAATGTAACCGTAGTAGCCCAGATAGCAGCTCAGGTATTTGGAAATAATGTTATGTTCTATATAATTCAGGCGACTACTGCAGTCATACTTATTATGGCAAGTAATACAGCCTTCGCAGGACTTCCGATGCTTTTAGCATATATAGCTAAGGATGGTTTTGCACCAAGACAGTTTGCCAAAAGGGGAAAAAGACTTGGATATTCTAATGGAATTATAACTTTAGGAATTATATCTTGTTTATTAGTAGTATTATTTAATGGCGAAACTCACTATTTAATGCCTCTTTATGCTGTGGGAGTTTTTATATCTTTTACATTATCACAGTTTGGGATGCTTGTAAGATGGGTAAGAATAAAGAAACAAGGGTGGGTTCACAGAGCTTTTATAAATGGTGTAGGTGCTTCTGTAACCTTATTTACGGCTGTTTTACTTGGAATAACAAAATTTACAAGTGGAGCTTGGATAGTTTTTATACTTATACCAACTATAGTATATTTCATGGTAATTATAAAAAAACATTATACTAAAGTAGCAGAACAGTTAAGACTATCTATTGATGAAAAACCTAAGGAGATAAACTTTGCAGAACAGAAGAGATACGTAATAGTGCCTATAGACACTTTGAATAAATCTTTTTTGAAAGCTTTAAATTATGCAAGAACAATTTCTAAAAATATAATAGTTTTTCACGTTTCTGTAGACGATGAGGCTACAAATAAGCTTTTGAAAAAATGGCATGAATATGATGTGGACATACCTATAATAGTAAAAAAATCACCGTACAGAAGTATTGTGGGTCCTCTTGTTAAATTCATAGAATCTGAAGAGTACTCGGCAGGATCTAAAGATACAGTTACTGTAGTCCTTCCACAATTTGTAGTTACAAAATGGTGGGGAAACATACTTCATAATCAAACGGCACTATTTATTAAAACCATGCTTTTGAGAAGAAGAAATATAGCTATAGTTACAGTACCATATATAATATTTGAAGATTAAAGAAAATATATAGAGTTTCTAAACGAAAAATAAACTTGTGCTCCGAATATTTTTACAATCACAAGTACGTTAAATATTTTGATAAGTCTAAGTAGAAAATTTGCAAAAACCTAAGGACTTTTGAAAACTCGTACCTCAGACAATTCAAAAGCCCAAAGTTTTTTTACAAATTTTTTACTAAGACTTATATACAAAATATTTAAATGTACTTGCTTATTGTAAAATATTTCTACGCACAAGTTTATTTTTTAGTTAAAACTTTATATCTGATTTTGTAATGTTTGCGCGTAAATGATTACTTATATTTAATAAAAAAGTTTTTAAGTGTGATTTCTATTTTGTTAGTATATTTATGTATAAGTTAAAATTTCAATTAGAATCACTCATATAAATATGGATAGACCAATGTTACAGATTAATACATTACATAGGT
The genomic region above belongs to Clostridium sp. AWRP and contains:
- a CDS encoding APC family permease → MGSKLEKLLIGKSLKTEELKSEKLNVFWGLPILSSDAISSVAYAGEEILWVLIPVLGIMSYKYMFYATLCIVLLMFLVTMSYRQTIDAYPGGGGSYIVAKDNLGTTPGLIAGASLTIGYILTVAVSACAGTAAVTSAIPSLFPYKVQITLLLILFMTIGNLRGIRESSKMFGVPTYLFIISILVMIAWGICKVKIFGYTPVVAYKVPQVTGDITLFLFLRAFSSGCTALTGIEAVSNGIPNFKEPCQKNAKKVLGLLSFTVFIVFLGLSYLATLYHSVPNSNVTVVAQIAAQVFGNNVMFYIIQATTAVILIMASNTAFAGLPMLLAYIAKDGFAPRQFAKRGKRLGYSNGIITLGIISCLLVVLFNGETHYLMPLYAVGVFISFTLSQFGMLVRWVRIKKQGWVHRAFINGVGASVTLFTAVLLGITKFTSGAWIVFILIPTIVYFMVIIKKHYTKVAEQLRLSIDEKPKEINFAEQKRYVIVPIDTLNKSFLKALNYARTISKNIIVFHVSVDDEATNKLLKKWHEYDVDIPIIVKKSPYRSIVGPLVKFIESEEYSAGSKDTVTVVLPQFVVTKWWGNILHNQTALFIKTMLLRRRNIAIVTVPYIIFED